The sequence ttcgtattttttttccttttcatcAACACACTGGGGTTGTTTCCTAGAGCTTACGGAGTCTAACACCTATTGGGTTTATTTCCCAAAAACGCTCAACACATGCACGCACTAACTCACTCACTCGTCAACGCAATCGACTTGATCGTTCCCTAACCTCTTTGTTCACTTAGGAGTAAAAAAATTTACATGACATTAGATAAGAAGGTTGAGTTGTGTAAGCAACGGCCCGGCCGGTTCAACATCGAATCTAGTTTATACTACTATATATTTGTCGGTATCTTCTTTAAGAGGATACTTTGCTATAAtacaggggggagggggtgtgaAATGTACAATTGGCCGGGGGCTCAACGGCACCCGCATCCGACTACAGTCATGTCCTGGTAGTTTTTCAGGACGACCTTATTCTGCTCGTTTAGATAGAGCATCGAGATGGACGAGAGCTGCGTCGGGACGCAGCACGCCTTCGGTGCCAGACTGGGATTGATCGAATTGACCAATGTCTGCACGATGGCGTGATTCGTCGTGTTGAGATGGTCAGCGATGGGGAACTGACAGTCTCCGTGACAGTAGTACGCTTCGTAACCCGGAGGGGCTACGATCCAATCGCTCCATCCTACGTCGCTGAAGTCCACGTATAGAGGCCGCCTCTGGCAGGTTTCGCTGCCGTTCTTCCTTCGGCGGTTCCGTGATGGCGCCCGCCGTGCCCGGTTGGCGTTGTTAATGGCTTCCTGGATGGGCCGCTGCTTATGCCGACCGTCATCCGTGTAGGTAAACAGCAGGGGCTGCTTATGGGACCACTTGTCGTGGCTTTCGTCCACACTTCGTCGCAGTCGCACGTGATGGTGCTCCGGTGTGGTCTGGGGTTTTCGCTTACTTTTGTTGGTGACCTGAATGAAGAGGCCGTGGTTCTGCTTCGGTGATCGTAGCCACCGTTCGACGGCGGGCAGAACATCCACGCTAATCGGGCCCGTTTCGTTAATTTTGACCGTTTTGGAATCGATCAGTAGGAAAGATGGCGCCCGTTTGCCTTTGACTCCCGGCCGAACGATATCGTACACCAGGATCTGGTGCTGGACGGTTCGCGCCCGGAGATCCTCGATGGCATCACGATGCAGCGTGACTTCCGCTGCCCGTAGTTTCTCGTTTCGAGGGATATTGGACACGTTGAACATCAACCGGAAGCGATGATGGTGCATGAAGCGGTCGTCTA comes from Armigeres subalbatus isolate Guangzhou_Male chromosome 2, GZ_Asu_2, whole genome shotgun sequence and encodes:
- the LOC134212250 gene encoding protein decapentaplegic → MHAWLYVLAVLAILQGVTQVASTGDKPSASTSSSSSSTAISSISRPDELSENRRPAASDDSVAKSESKMDQDSLERPAVVGELHLQLEPVGPHGEASDSEVAVSDGNSDSDNSLDISGSSTSSSSSSHGSHSSDSDSISNSKPDPETLVEIEKNLLSLFGFPKRPKIDRSKVVIPEAMKQLYREFMGHDLVDSVNVPKEGLNTRNANTVRSFTHEESHIDDRFMHHHRFRLMFNVSNIPRNEKLRAAEVTLHRDAIEDLRARTVQHQILVYDIVRPGVKGKRAPSFLLIDSKTVKINETGPISVDVLPAVERWLRSPKQNHGLFIQVTNKSKRKPQTTPEHHHVRLRRSVDESHDKWSHKQPLLFTYTDDGRHKQRPIQEAINNANRARRAPSRNRRRKNGSETCQRRPLYVDFSDVGWSDWIVAPPGYEAYYCHGDCQFPIADHLNTTNHAIVQTLVNSINPSLAPKACCVPTQLSSISMLYLNEQNKVVLKNYQDMTVVGCGCR